Proteins found in one Chloroflexota bacterium genomic segment:
- a CDS encoding DoxX family protein, translating to MASINKLLDKPGFGIAILRIVVGFIFFMHGLDKFNGGIEGTAGFLTSLGIPAPTFMAILLIATELIGGIMLMLGLFTRYVAVAEAIAMVVALVTVHLDAGFSSREGGYEYVLALIAASVALVLLGSGSLALDNLLSPRLTGRQITARA from the coding sequence ATGGCAAGCATCAATAAATTACTTGATAAGCCAGGTTTTGGCATCGCCATTTTGCGGATTGTCGTTGGTTTTATTTTCTTTATGCACGGTTTGGATAAATTCAATGGCGGGATTGAGGGAACTGCTGGCTTCTTGACTAGCCTTGGGATTCCTGCGCCAACCTTTATGGCAATTTTGTTGATTGCAACGGAATTGATTGGCGGGATTATGTTGATGCTGGGCTTGTTTACTCGTTATGTTGCAGTGGCTGAAGCAATCGCTATGGTTGTGGCTTTGGTTACCGTACACTTAGATGCTGGCTTCTCATCACGCGAAGGTGGCTACGAATATGTGTTGGCGTTGATCGCTGCTAGCGTGGCTTTGGTGCTGCTTGGCTCAGGCTCATTGGCGCTTGACAACTTGCTCAGCCCACGCTTGACTGGCCGCCAAATTACTGCCCGCGCCTAA